Genomic DNA from Desulfonema ishimotonii:
AGGCATTTGCAGGCTGGAAAGCATGTCCCGGAAATACTGCGCCCTTGTTCTGGGAACCGGCCAAGAGACCTTTCCCTTTCGCAGGCAGTTGTGGAAGGAGATCATGGATGTCCCGTTGCAGTCGGGGCGCTTTCATCTGACCTATCTGACGGGCTATCTTCTGGCGGCCGACCGACAGCCCAACCTGAAGCACCTCTCCTGGCCGGTTCGGTTCAGTTCCCCGCTGGAGGATCAGGTCCGGTTCTTCAAAAGCTACTTTGCCATATTCGGCCACAACGATTCGGCCACCGAAACGGCCATCCGCCGACTGCTGGGGCAGTATGTGGTGAAGGACCGGGTGGAGACAGAGGGCCGGGCCGATATTGCCGTGGTCTGGTGGGAGAGATGAAAGGCAGATTGTCTGCCACACGCTTTGCCCGCCTCACAGTGAAACGGGGCCTCCATCTGCTCTTTGTCCTCTGGGGCATCTCGGTGATCACCTTCGGCATGGTCTGTCTGGCCCCGGGCGACCCGGCAGAGGTCATGCTGGCCGCCCGGAACGACGCCCCCTCCCCGGAAAAGGTGGCAGCCCTGCGCCAGGAGCTGGGCCTGGACGATCCCCTCTGGCTCCGGTACATCCGGTGGCTCGGCCACGCGGTGGTCCTCGACCTGGGACGCTCCTACAAGACCGGTGAACCGGTAAGCCGCGAGATATTGTCACGGCTTCCGGCCACCCTGGAGCTGGCCCTTTCCACCTTTGCCTTTGTGGTGATCTTTTCCACCCTCAGCGGCGTGGTGAGCGCCCTCTGCCGGGACCGGATGCCGGACCGGCTGGGCCGTGCCGGGGCCATCCTGAGCATCTCCCTTCCCGACTACTGGCTGGGCCTCCTCCTGATCTTTTTCCTCTCCCTCAGACTGGGGCTGTTTCCGGTCATGGGCAGGGAGGGGGCTGCCTCCTTTGTGCTCCCCGTCCTGACCCTGGGCCTCTCCATTGCAGCCGTCCAGGGCCGGGTGCTGCGGGCCGGGATCATCGAGATCATGAGCCGGGACCACGTCCGCTTTGCCCATGCCAAAGGGCTTTCCCAAAGGAGCGTCTTCAGGCGGCATGTTCTCAGAAACGCCCTGCCGCCGATCCTGACCCTGTGGGGCATGTGCCTGGGCCACCTGCTGGGCGGGGCCGTTGTGGTAGAGACGGTCTTCTCCTGGCCCGGCCTGGGCAAGCTCTCGGTGGAGGCCGTGCTGAACCGCGATTTCCCGCTCATCCAGGGGGCCGTTCTTTTCATGGCCCTGTGCTATGTGGTCGCCAGCCAGGTGACCGACCTGATCTGCCGTCTCCTGGACCCGCGCATCTCCGAAGGAAGGGCATAATGATGAACCGGATTCTCCGCAACCGTCTGGCCGCATCCGGGGCCGGACTGATCCTTATCCTGATGACCATCGCCCTGCTGGCCCCGCTCCTCTCCCCCGGAGACCCCCTTAAAACCGACCTGCGGCACCGCCTGCGGCCCCCCGGCCCCCAGTATCCACTGGGCACGGACAACCTGGGCCGCTGCGTCCTCTCCCGGACCCTCTACGGCGCGAGAACCTCTCTGGCCGCTGCCCTGGCCGCGTCGGGCTTTGCCCTGATGCTGGGCATGGGCGCCGGACTTGCGGCCGGGCTGAGTCCCCCGGCAGCCGAGGCATTCTTCATGCGGGGCACAGATATCTTTCTGGCCTTTCCCGGACTGATGCTGGCCCTTGTCATCACCGGCATCACCGGTCCCTCCCTCAGCGGCACCCTGCTCGGGGTGGGACTGGCCGGATGGGCCTGGTGGGCGCGGTTTATCCGGGGACTGGTCCGGACCGCAAAGGCGCGGGAATTTGTGGAGGGGGGCCGGGTGATCGGGGTCCGGGGATTCCGGCTGGTCCGTTGCTATATCCTGCCCCAGATTCTGCCGGAAACCCTGGTGGCCTTTTCCCTGAGCACGGGGGGCATGATCGTCGCCATATCCGGCCTGAGCTATCTCGGGCTGGGGGCACAGCCGCCCGCGCCCGAATGGGGCATGATGCTCAGAGAGGCACGCATTTACATGGTCCGGGCACCGTGGCTCATGGCCGCGCCGGGCGTGGCCGTCACCCTTTCCGTGCTGGCCTTCAACCTCCTGGGGGAAGGGCTGCGGGACCTGCTTCAGGTGCGGGAGACAACCGGATGGTAGGGCCCGTTCTCGAAACCGAAGACCTGTGCATCGGCATAGAGAGAAACCGGCAACTCAGCCCGGTGGTAAGGGGGGTCACCTTCTCCCTGAAACAGGGGGAGATCTTCGGGCTGGCCGGGGGAAGCGGCGCAGGCAAGACCCTGACCGCCTGTGCCCTGAGCGGACTTCTGGCCCGGCCTGCGCGGATGTCCGGCGGCCTGATCCGCGTCAGCGGCTGTGAGATCAGGCCCGAAAGCCTCCGGCTCTGGCGCGGAAGGCGGGGGCGGGCGGTGTTCATGATCTTTCAGGACACGGCCTCGGCCCTCAACCCGGTTCTCGCTGCGGGACGCCAGATCCGCGAGGTACTGATAGAGGTCCGGGGGATGTCCCGTCCCGAAGCCATGCGGGAAACCATCCGCCTTCTGAGGGCCGTGGGACTCCGGGAGACGCATGGGAATGCCTATCCGTTTCAGCTCAGCGGCGGGATGCGCCAGCGGGTCCAGATCGC
This window encodes:
- the nikB gene encoding nickel ABC transporter permease, whose protein sequence is MKGRLSATRFARLTVKRGLHLLFVLWGISVITFGMVCLAPGDPAEVMLAARNDAPSPEKVAALRQELGLDDPLWLRYIRWLGHAVVLDLGRSYKTGEPVSREILSRLPATLELALSTFAFVVIFSTLSGVVSALCRDRMPDRLGRAGAILSISLPDYWLGLLLIFFLSLRLGLFPVMGREGAASFVLPVLTLGLSIAAVQGRVLRAGIIEIMSRDHVRFAHAKGLSQRSVFRRHVLRNALPPILTLWGMCLGHLLGGAVVVETVFSWPGLGKLSVEAVLNRDFPLIQGAVLFMALCYVVASQVTDLICRLLDPRISEGRA
- a CDS encoding ABC transporter permease, with product MMNRILRNRLAASGAGLILILMTIALLAPLLSPGDPLKTDLRHRLRPPGPQYPLGTDNLGRCVLSRTLYGARTSLAAALAASGFALMLGMGAGLAAGLSPPAAEAFFMRGTDIFLAFPGLMLALVITGITGPSLSGTLLGVGLAGWAWWARFIRGLVRTAKAREFVEGGRVIGVRGFRLVRCYILPQILPETLVAFSLSTGGMIVAISGLSYLGLGAQPPAPEWGMMLREARIYMVRAPWLMAAPGVAVTLSVLAFNLLGEGLRDLLQVRETTGW
- a CDS encoding ABC transporter ATP-binding protein; protein product: MVGPVLETEDLCIGIERNRQLSPVVRGVTFSLKQGEIFGLAGGSGAGKTLTACALSGLLARPARMSGGLIRVSGCEIRPESLRLWRGRRGRAVFMIFQDTASALNPVLAAGRQIREVLIEVRGMSRPEAMRETIRLLRAVGLRETHGNAYPFQLSGGMRQRVQIAIALSLSPKVIVADEPTTGLDPVTRTEILTLLRNLRDEQGISLIFISHDLRAVSYLADRMGIMHKGRLVETGTPAEIFDAPQHPCTKALISHLMALEGQNG